GCCATGAATTCTGCGGAGGAATACACGGCCACTCTTATCACGTGGATGTCATTGTGGAAGGAGAACGTGGCGGTCAGTTTGGATTCGTGGCTGACTTTAAAACAGTCAAGGGACTGGTAAGAAAAATGTGCAAGGAACTGGATCACAAGCTCCTCATACCAGAAGAAAGTAAAGAACTTGTTTTTAAAAGTAAAGACCCGGTGGAGTTCTCCATAGGAACTAAAGAGTACAAAATCCCCAGAGAAGACTGCTGTCTCCTGCCACTACCCTCAACATCTGCCGAGGACCTGGCAGAGTACCTGGCTGATAAACTATTCCAGGCACTCCAGGATGAAGGAGACATCAAAAGCGTGGAAATATGCGTGAATGAAGGAATCGGTCAGGGTGCTTATTCCACCAAAACCGTAGAGTAATGGGGGATTCAAAATCAAAACACGAGTTTCAGAGATTTTTTCAAGCATACAGGGTGAAGGAAAACTTATAGGTCGCAGACAAGTCTTTGTAAGGTTCACTGGTTGTAACCTTGACTGCAACTACTGTGACACGCCTTTAAGTCGTGATCCGGGTTATGGGGATGAATTTGACATAGACACATTGTATGATAAAATTAATGAACTCATAACTCCAGATTTTCATTCGGTTTCATTCACAGGGGGAGAACCATTAATACACGCTGATTTTATTAAAGATTTCCTGGAAAAATATCCTTTACCCGCTCTACTGGAAACCAATGGATCCCTACCAGGAGAACTGGCTAAATTAACAGAATTAGTGGACTATGTTTCCATAGATGTGAAACTCCCGGAACATGAAGCAG
The DNA window shown above is from Methanobacterium sp. and carries:
- a CDS encoding 6-carboxytetrahydropterin synthase, with translation MKIVINGIHANLRFASAHMIPCHEFCGGIHGHSYHVDVIVEGERGGQFGFVADFKTVKGLVRKMCKELDHKLLIPEESKELVFKSKDPVEFSIGTKEYKIPREDCCLLPLPSTSAEDLAEYLADKLFQALQDEGDIKSVEICVNEGIGQGAYSTKTVE
- a CDS encoding 7-carboxy-7-deazaguanine synthase QueE; its protein translation is MQGEGKLIGRRQVFVRFTGCNLDCNYCDTPLSRDPGYGDEFDIDTLYDKINELITPDFHSVSFTGGEPLIHADFIKDFLEKYPLPALLETNGSLPGELAKLTELVDYVSIDVKLPEHEAVSNWDDLLDQEIKSIKLLIKKGINSYCKLVVQPSTTTDAVACIAARIRDEIQDTGKIPLVVQPVSPLELWAGKTHKLLEISEKAGEYLDVLTIPQVHKLLNLR